The Halanaerobium praevalens DSM 2228 genome contains a region encoding:
- a CDS encoding ArsR/SmtB family transcription factor: protein MEKLLIFLKCIADENRIKILKLLLDSQYCVCQLQELLNKSQSSVSQHLSYFKELNLLHEEKSGKWIYYSIDRAVYDSYLAKLISLKADTLTELNLAELETEIDNLDTAAEIKERRCC from the coding sequence ATGGAGAAGTTACTTATTTTTCTAAAATGCATTGCTGATGAAAATAGAATTAAAATATTAAAATTGCTTTTAGATAGTCAATATTGTGTTTGTCAGCTGCAAGAATTATTAAATAAATCACAGTCTAGTGTTTCTCAGCATCTTAGTTATTTTAAAGAACTAAATCTTTTACATGAAGAAAAAAGTGGGAAGTGGATTTATTATTCTATAGATAGAGCTGTCTATGATAGTTATTTAGCTAAGTTGATTTCATTAAAGGCAGACACATTAACTGAATTAAATCTTGCTGAATTAGAGACTGAAATAGATAATTTAGATACAGCAGCAGAAATAAAAGAAAGGAGATGTTGTTAG